In one window of Armatimonadota bacterium DNA:
- a CDS encoding BlaI/MecI/CopY family transcriptional regulator: protein MASPATRRPTDLELEILKTLWDQGPSTVRAVMEALSRRRRAGYTTVLKTLQIMRDKGLVVCDRSQRAHVYRPRHSRQRVVRRLAGDLLERVFEGSTRQLVLSALEHKKAKPEELDEIRRLLDEVEGRRK from the coding sequence ATGGCATCACCGGCGACGAGGCGACCGACGGACCTCGAACTGGAGATTCTGAAGACCCTCTGGGATCAGGGACCCAGCACCGTTAGAGCTGTCATGGAGGCGCTTTCGCGGCGCAGGCGCGCCGGCTACACCACCGTTCTCAAGACGCTGCAAATCATGAGGGACAAGGGACTGGTAGTGTGCGACAGAAGCCAGCGCGCGCACGTCTATCGTCCACGCCACAGCCGGCAGAGAGTTGTGAGGAGACTGGCTGGGGATCTACTCGAGCGGGTCTTCGAGGGGTCAACCAGACAGTTGGTGCTTAGCGCTCTCGAACATAAGAAGGCCAAACCAGAGGAACTGGACGAGATCCGCCGGCTGCTCGACGAGGTCGAAGGGAGACGGAAATGA
- a CDS encoding M48 family metalloprotease gives MKLLDDPTVLKLSSVLVHFIWQGAAAALLALVALAGLRRAKAATRYAALLAVLAVMAACPIVTFVLMSESSQPVSVTVGREPPPATTPVVSKPIPLASARAPAAAALHNLPKIPSPSWRARLTSAWAWGEARLAWVAAAWMIGVFALSLRLLIGWSRIVRSKRRGVLLSEDRWRQTLATLSRGLKVSRPVRLLESAAARVPMVIGWLRPAILLPPSALAGLTPEQLETLIAHELAHIRRSDYLVNMLQTVVETLLFYHPAVWWLSHRIRVEREHCCDDLAVAVCGDAVTYARALAELEQLRCPAPQPALTATHGSLLSRVRRLVGMPATDAGLSRSWVASVVAIGVVTALAVAPLWALVGYGSVKAWPKSWPPKFNAHLHRALEISPFTGGPAEVLYDIHFDSREEFERLWPAVLKVKTAGAPLTLKTFKPIEAHAMAGDFYTKPYLRILVPPSNPPRKLEIVRLPSGEPAEYVRLEEEGWRPLQPGQRAGYCARARTDVVLHVDGTVIDLNRIPLPGNTPIVDEREVAKKPGI, from the coding sequence ATGAAGCTGCTCGACGATCCTACCGTTCTGAAGCTGAGCTCGGTGCTGGTGCATTTCATCTGGCAGGGCGCGGCAGCCGCTCTCCTCGCGCTGGTTGCCCTGGCCGGCTTGCGGCGGGCGAAGGCCGCTACACGCTATGCCGCACTGCTGGCTGTCCTGGCGGTAATGGCGGCCTGCCCGATAGTGACTTTCGTCCTCATGTCGGAAAGCTCACAGCCGGTCAGTGTGACGGTAGGTCGTGAGCCGCCGCCAGCTACGACGCCGGTGGTGTCTAAGCCGATTCCGCTGGCGAGCGCACGCGCGCCTGCGGCTGCGGCACTGCACAACCTTCCCAAGATACCGTCTCCGAGCTGGCGAGCGCGATTGACCAGCGCTTGGGCCTGGGGCGAGGCGCGGCTGGCATGGGTGGCCGCGGCCTGGATGATCGGCGTGTTCGCCCTCTCGCTCCGACTGCTGATCGGATGGAGTCGGATAGTGCGCAGCAAGCGGCGAGGCGTCCTGCTGAGCGAGGATCGTTGGCGACAGACCCTTGCGACCTTGTCGCGAGGGCTGAAAGTCAGCCGGCCGGTGCGGCTACTGGAGTCGGCCGCGGCCAGAGTCCCGATGGTGATCGGTTGGCTACGGCCGGCGATCCTGCTGCCGCCCAGTGCGCTGGCTGGCCTTACGCCGGAGCAGTTGGAGACGCTGATCGCCCACGAGCTGGCTCACATCCGCCGCAGCGATTACCTGGTTAACATGTTACAGACCGTGGTGGAAACCCTGCTCTTCTACCATCCAGCGGTCTGGTGGCTATCACATCGCATCCGCGTGGAGCGGGAACACTGCTGCGACGATCTGGCGGTGGCCGTCTGCGGGGATGCGGTCACCTATGCGCGCGCCCTGGCCGAGCTGGAGCAGCTTCGCTGCCCCGCGCCGCAGCCAGCGCTGACCGCCACGCACGGATCGCTGCTCAGCCGGGTTCGACGGCTGGTCGGCATGCCAGCGACGGACGCAGGCCTTTCACGATCGTGGGTGGCCAGCGTAGTTGCGATCGGGGTCGTTACAGCGCTTGCAGTGGCTCCTCTGTGGGCTCTTGTCGGCTACGGATCTGTCAAGGCATGGCCGAAGTCCTGGCCACCAAAATTCAATGCGCATCTTCACCGCGCGCTTGAGATTAGCCCCTTTACGGGGGGACCGGCAGAGGTCTTGTACGACATCCACTTCGATAGCCGTGAAGAATTCGAGCGCCTCTGGCCCGCGGTGCTGAAGGTCAAGACCGCAGGCGCGCCGCTCACGCTCAAGACGTTCAAACCCATCGAAGCGCATGCGATGGCCGGCGATTTCTACACGAAACCGTATCTAAGAATCCTCGTACCCCCGTCCAATCCACCGCGCAAACTCGAGATTGTGCGACTACCCTCTGGCGAGCCGGCGGAGTACGTCCGCTTGGAGGAGGAGGGATGGCGTCCATTGCAGCCCGGCCAGCGCGCCGGGTATTGTGCTCGCGCGCGAACCGACGTGGTTCTGCATGTCGACGGGACCGTGATTGATCTCAATCGCATTCCCTTACCTGGCAACACTCCTATTGTTGATGAGCGCGAAGTGGCAAAGAAACCGGGCATTTAG
- a CDS encoding insulinase family protein, with translation MKTRTLVLVGWVVVGLAVLTVVLMNGGKVTQAQRGSDNRVVLANGITVLMYPVPGAEKVALVYFHPVGFLHEPKGMIQAAHLLEHLACQGATKSYQAGEAMRLLNQEGMANAETLSDFTYFDHVLPPGQLEPALQIAAERLSSLRIVPEIIRQEAPKCHQEADIVERNPSAGMLKHAFMAFGQAWRHGAREVQVREGLERIPVADLERFYRASYNPQGVVVVLAGAFERAKALELVEKHLGSIKPTGAAAPQPLPWSQVPEEMTVQWDSSVRAVCIGFPPPDDVKERFLLNLWGNLLFQRLMTDTHIQAAADAMYCTNSTWGVGTLPFFVYATAKANVSAEQLQRLLAARVRSITAAKPGLTEMMQFRAMASQFAHPPEFNEGFIRQQGQALASQLGRNPDEAAAMVMGNMAIQAGLRELLLGTDSAQVAKALQAVTADDLHRLLRRTLDPSRGFVTVLMPMGQAR, from the coding sequence GTGAAAACTCGAACGCTGGTGCTGGTCGGTTGGGTCGTGGTCGGATTGGCCGTCCTGACGGTGGTGCTGATGAATGGCGGCAAGGTCACGCAAGCGCAGCGCGGCTCCGACAATCGAGTCGTGCTCGCTAATGGAATCACAGTTCTGATGTACCCCGTACCGGGAGCAGAGAAGGTGGCGCTTGTGTACTTCCACCCTGTTGGATTCCTCCACGAGCCGAAGGGCATGATTCAGGCGGCCCACTTGCTGGAGCACTTGGCGTGTCAAGGCGCGACGAAGAGCTACCAAGCCGGCGAGGCTATGCGCCTGTTGAACCAAGAGGGTATGGCGAATGCAGAGACCCTCTCAGACTTCACCTACTTCGACCATGTGCTTCCCCCAGGGCAGTTGGAGCCGGCGCTGCAGATCGCGGCGGAGCGACTAAGCAGTCTCAGAATCGTCCCTGAGATCATTCGCCAGGAAGCACCGAAGTGTCATCAGGAGGCCGACATTGTCGAGCGCAACCCGAGCGCGGGGATGCTGAAGCATGCCTTCATGGCGTTCGGTCAGGCGTGGCGCCACGGCGCGAGGGAGGTACAAGTGCGCGAGGGGCTTGAACGCATTCCCGTCGCGGACCTGGAGCGCTTCTATCGCGCCTCATACAATCCCCAAGGCGTGGTTGTAGTCTTGGCTGGCGCATTCGAGCGCGCCAAGGCGCTGGAGCTGGTCGAGAAGCACTTGGGCAGCATCAAACCCACCGGCGCAGCTGCGCCTCAACCGTTGCCGTGGTCACAGGTGCCTGAGGAGATGACGGTGCAGTGGGATAGCAGCGTCCGGGCGGTGTGCATCGGCTTTCCGCCGCCGGACGATGTCAAGGAGCGCTTTCTGCTCAACCTGTGGGGCAATCTGCTGTTTCAGAGGCTCATGACCGACACCCATATCCAGGCGGCGGCCGACGCGATGTACTGCACGAATTCGACGTGGGGGGTTGGGACGCTCCCCTTCTTCGTCTATGCAACCGCGAAGGCGAACGTGAGCGCTGAGCAACTTCAGCGACTGCTGGCCGCACGTGTGCGCAGCATCACAGCGGCGAAGCCCGGCTTGACCGAGATGATGCAGTTCCGTGCCATGGCATCCCAGTTCGCCCATCCCCCGGAGTTCAACGAGGGCTTCATCCGCCAGCAGGGCCAGGCGCTTGCGTCGCAGCTTGGCCGCAATCCTGATGAAGCAGCCGCGATGGTGATGGGGAACATGGCCATTCAAGCGGGCTTGCGTGAGTTGCTGCTGGGAACAGACTCAGCACAAGTTGCGAAGGCGCTCCAGGCGGTGACCGCCGACGACCTTCACCGCCTGCTGCGCCGGACCCTCGATCCATCCAGGGGCTTCGTCACCGTCCTGATGCCCATGGGTCAAGCAAGGTAG
- a CDS encoding DUF2089 family protein — translation MPSELPDWLADLDEEDLQFIRRLVLGSGSLKALAEAYGVSYPTVRARLDRLIAKVKAAEDASPWDPFRRRIAILVADGRLAPSVARELIRAHAESVNGSENGGRVGEQ, via the coding sequence ATGCCCAGCGAGTTGCCAGACTGGTTGGCCGACCTCGATGAGGAGGATCTACAGTTCATCAGACGGCTGGTCTTGGGTTCCGGCTCGCTCAAGGCGCTGGCTGAGGCGTATGGCGTCTCTTACCCAACGGTGCGGGCCCGCCTCGACCGGCTGATCGCGAAAGTCAAAGCGGCGGAGGATGCTTCGCCGTGGGACCCGTTCCGAAGACGAATCGCGATCCTCGTCGCCGATGGCAGGTTGGCGCCATCCGTGGCTCGGGAGTTGATCCGAGCGCACGCCGAGAGCGTGAACGGAAGTGAGAACGGAGGCAGAGTAGGTGAGCAATAG